A genomic window from Sulfurospirillum diekertiae includes:
- a CDS encoding DHH family phosphoesterase codes for MYQQAWKRMLEADHIVIVSHVHPDGDTLGSALALFDVLTRAGKKITHYNKNSELPLVYDFLPGYSKIKHTLPKSFDLVVSCDCSTRDRLKIPEGDYEIINIDHHLTNRYFGTINLVVDRFTSAGMVVYELLKANAIEMSKECAICLYTAIADDTGFFLYGDMDEATFQIVAQLVKCGANPQEIASKVKRREPLSKIRLYGYMLNHFDLYENGRIATIIFDKATLEATGAKRHDTKNIVNMLRSIVNVTIAIMILEEKEGGYKVSLRSKDINVSKIALMYQGGGHKTAAGFEVPVCDPKALRDEIVEKIKRIDKE; via the coding sequence ATGTATCAACAAGCGTGGAAACGAATGCTTGAGGCCGATCACATTGTTATTGTCTCTCATGTTCATCCCGATGGTGATACATTAGGGAGCGCTTTAGCTTTATTTGACGTGCTAACACGAGCAGGCAAAAAAATAACGCATTACAATAAAAACAGTGAACTTCCTTTGGTGTATGACTTTTTGCCAGGCTATTCTAAAATAAAGCATACCTTGCCAAAGAGTTTTGATTTAGTTGTCAGTTGTGATTGCTCGACACGTGATAGACTCAAAATTCCTGAAGGGGATTATGAAATTATCAACATTGATCATCACTTAACCAATCGCTATTTTGGAACGATAAATCTTGTGGTTGATCGTTTTACAAGTGCAGGTATGGTGGTGTATGAACTTCTTAAAGCTAATGCGATTGAGATGAGTAAAGAGTGCGCCATTTGTCTTTATACGGCTATTGCCGACGATACCGGTTTTTTCCTTTATGGCGATATGGATGAGGCAACATTTCAAATTGTAGCCCAATTGGTGAAATGTGGGGCAAATCCCCAAGAAATTGCTTCAAAGGTAAAACGAAGAGAGCCTCTTTCAAAAATAAGACTTTACGGTTATATGCTGAATCATTTTGATCTTTATGAGAATGGGCGTATTGCCACGATTATTTTTGATAAAGCGACTTTGGAAGCAACAGGAGCGAAACGACACGATACCAAAAATATCGTCAATATGCTCAGGAGCATTGTTAATGTAACGATTGCTATTATGATTTTGGAAGAAAAAGAGGGAGGCTATAAAGTCTCATTGCGGAGTAAAGATATTAATGTCTCAAAAATTGCTTTAATGTATCAAGGAGGCGGTCATAAGACGGCTGCAGGATTTGAAGTTCCTGTGTGTGATCCTAAAGCACTTCGAGATGAAATTGTGGAAAAAATAAAAAGGATAGATAAAGAATGA
- a CDS encoding M23 family metallopeptidase yields the protein MKQQRKSSIAAYALGFIFLVLVGGLTYVYNSNLFEREAPKISLAKEIDWNLKDPIKVQIEDNSGIRFVRASLFDGEKSVVLETKEFKIAEKVVDLNLTFPKTGFGANKKAFELTVEATDISKWNFFAGNSVSEKSIIKVDTKRPEVNVIGSSYKIMRGGVATVIFKAQDEAMKSLYIETNFGKKFYPTPFYKDGYYISLVAWPTHIESFSASVVAIDRAGNLTKAHIPYFLQDKKYKTSTIALEDRFLDGKIADLISEVAPERSSLNKIEKFKFVNEDMRKGNEANILKVTSDVPKELVSGFYLKAFYPLRNGKVVASFGDHRFYEYDKQPTSESYHLGLDLASNAQATMLTSNDGVVVFARENGIYGNNIIISHGLGVYSLYGHCSSFMVKEGDVVKAGEPIAKTGMTGLALGDHLHFGMFVQGVDVRPEEWMDEVWLKESVFNVIESAKKIMDR from the coding sequence ATGAAACAGCAAAGAAAATCTTCTATAGCAGCGTATGCGCTAGGGTTTATTTTTCTAGTTTTAGTAGGTGGACTTACTTATGTGTATAACTCAAATTTATTTGAAAGAGAAGCTCCTAAAATTTCCCTTGCCAAAGAGATAGATTGGAATTTAAAAGATCCCATCAAAGTACAGATAGAGGACAATAGTGGAATTCGTTTTGTACGTGCTTCCCTATTTGATGGTGAAAAAAGCGTAGTGCTTGAAACCAAAGAGTTTAAAATCGCAGAAAAAGTAGTTGATTTAAACCTCACTTTCCCAAAAACAGGATTTGGCGCCAATAAAAAAGCATTTGAACTAACCGTTGAAGCGACGGACATAAGCAAATGGAACTTTTTTGCAGGTAATAGTGTGAGTGAAAAGTCTATTATTAAAGTTGATACCAAAAGACCTGAAGTTAATGTCATTGGAAGTTCGTATAAAATTATGAGAGGTGGCGTTGCTACCGTAATTTTCAAAGCACAAGATGAGGCAATGAAATCGCTTTATATTGAGACAAACTTTGGAAAGAAATTTTATCCAACACCTTTTTACAAAGATGGGTATTACATCTCATTGGTTGCATGGCCAACGCATATTGAAAGTTTTAGTGCTTCTGTGGTTGCCATTGATCGTGCTGGAAACTTGACCAAAGCGCATATTCCTTATTTCTTGCAGGATAAAAAATATAAAACTTCAACCATTGCCCTTGAAGATCGATTTTTAGATGGAAAGATTGCTGATCTTATTTCTGAAGTGGCACCAGAGAGGTCTTCGCTTAACAAAATAGAGAAATTTAAGTTTGTTAATGAAGATATGCGTAAAGGAAATGAAGCCAACATTCTAAAAGTAACATCAGATGTTCCTAAAGAGCTTGTCAGTGGATTTTATCTTAAAGCTTTTTACCCTTTACGTAATGGCAAAGTGGTTGCAAGTTTTGGGGATCACCGTTTTTATGAGTATGATAAACAGCCTACAAGTGAGTCTTACCATTTAGGTTTGGATCTTGCAAGCAATGCACAAGCGACAATGTTAACTTCTAATGACGGTGTGGTTGTCTTTGCCCGTGAAAATGGAATTTATGGTAATAATATTATTATCTCACATGGCTTAGGTGTTTATTCTCTTTATGGGCACTGTTCTAGTTTTATGGTGAAAGAGGGTGATGTTGTTAAGGCAGGAGAGCCTATTGCTAAAACAGGAATGACAGGCTTGGCACTTGGCGATCATCTCCATTTCGGTATGTTTGTACAAGGCGTAGATGTTAGACCTGAAGAGTGGATGGATGAGGTATGGCTTAAAGAGAGCGTTTTTAATGTAATAGAATCAGCAAAGAAGATTATGGATAGATGA
- a CDS encoding septum site-determining protein MinC: MKVTQKNVRVFHIEIDDEASFLEYFRKNTLLLKEFFLLVEGNITKNIAFVLEQSGVCYKEINNCNIRFGGIKKETPLLEEEPKKEVISEVLSEPKQLPKQLPKLKLYDRPIRSGEEIIESIPIVIFGRVNSGAKVFCEESMSIYGIIDGLVQCDGEYIVLSGISPRGHLIFNGEIVDRETLKQNVLQKIIVRDNVIEIKDVV, encoded by the coding sequence ATGAAAGTAACACAAAAAAATGTCAGAGTATTTCATATTGAAATTGATGATGAAGCCTCTTTCTTAGAGTATTTTAGAAAAAATACACTTCTTTTGAAGGAATTCTTTTTGCTTGTTGAAGGGAATATAACGAAGAATATTGCTTTTGTTTTAGAGCAAAGTGGGGTTTGTTATAAAGAAATTAACAACTGCAATATTCGTTTTGGTGGAATTAAAAAAGAAACGCCTTTACTTGAGGAAGAACCTAAGAAAGAGGTAATTTCAGAAGTCTTATCAGAGCCTAAGCAACTACCAAAGCAACTACCAAAACTTAAGCTTTATGATCGTCCTATTCGTTCTGGTGAAGAAATTATTGAGAGTATTCCAATTGTTATTTTTGGCCGTGTTAACAGTGGTGCAAAAGTTTTTTGTGAAGAGAGTATGAGTATTTATGGTATTATTGACGGATTAGTGCAGTGCGACGGTGAATATATCGTACTCAGTGGTATCAGCCCAAGAGGTCATCTGATCTTTAATGGAGAGATTGTGGATAGGGAGACATTAAAACAAAATGTGCTTCAAAAAATTATTGTGCGTGATAATGTTATTGAGATAAAGGACGTTGTGTGA
- the lpxC gene encoding UDP-3-O-acyl-N-acetylglucosamine deacetylase produces MKQTTLAKAVSGVGIGLHKGTPIQIHLEPLEANSGIIFYRSDVGLLVQALPQNVVNTQMATVIGNSNAYISTIEHLLSAVYAYGIDNIRVVLDGAEVPVMDGSSASFCMMLDEAGIRKLEATKQVLIIKKEVEVQDGKKFARVTPSLKPTYNFMIEFTHPSIGRQEYSFEFSKKNFIEEISRARTFGFLKDVQMLRSRGLALGGSLDNAVVMDDNKILNPEGLRFSNEFVRHKILDAIGDLSLLGAPFVGDYTSYAGSHNLNHELTKAILRDPSNYEIRTLSVEKAQEFEKVYA; encoded by the coding sequence GTGAAACAAACCACATTAGCCAAGGCGGTTAGCGGTGTTGGAATAGGACTTCATAAAGGCACACCTATTCAAATACATTTGGAACCCCTTGAGGCAAATAGCGGTATTATTTTTTATCGAAGCGATGTAGGATTATTGGTTCAAGCATTGCCTCAAAATGTTGTCAATACACAAATGGCAACCGTCATTGGAAATTCGAATGCTTATATCTCAACGATTGAACATCTTCTCTCAGCCGTCTATGCGTATGGTATTGATAATATTCGTGTTGTCTTAGATGGAGCAGAAGTACCTGTTATGGATGGGAGTAGTGCTAGTTTTTGTATGATGCTTGATGAAGCAGGTATACGAAAACTTGAAGCAACGAAACAAGTGTTGATTATCAAGAAAGAAGTTGAAGTTCAAGACGGGAAAAAATTTGCGCGCGTCACACCTAGTTTAAAACCAACATATAACTTTATGATTGAGTTTACTCACCCTTCCATTGGTAGACAAGAGTATAGTTTTGAGTTTAGTAAAAAGAATTTTATTGAAGAAATATCACGTGCCCGCACCTTTGGTTTCCTCAAAGATGTGCAAATGCTACGCTCTCGTGGTCTAGCCCTTGGAGGATCACTTGATAATGCAGTGGTTATGGATGACAATAAAATTCTTAATCCTGAAGGATTACGTTTCTCGAATGAGTTTGTCAGACATAAAATTTTGGATGCCATTGGTGATCTTTCTTTATTAGGAGCGCCTTTTGTTGGAGATTATACCTCATATGCTGGTAGCCATAATTTAAATCATGAACTCACTAAAGCAATTTTAAGAGATCCAAGTAATTATGAAATTAGAACATTGAGTGTTGAAAAAGCACAAGAGTTTGAAAAGGTTTACGCATAA
- the thrB gene encoding homoserine kinase yields MKIKIPATSANLGPGFDCLGLAIALYNEVCIKPSSYQSISVKGEGEENAKLKKNNIFVSIFYDIYQELTGRKDSFRFEFYNNIPFSRGLGSSSAVIVGAIASAYEMAGVKASRESILNKAILYETHPDNIAPAVYGGFTSSIVEHGKVKTLRKELSEKLKVVMVIPDRPMSTAQSRTLLPKSYLMKNTVYNLSRASLLTAAFFSENWEFLKVASRDCMHEHRRMKQLKELFEVREIALKNGALMSTLSGSGSSFFSLVRAEDAQKVAIALKNAFGMFRVEIFELDNNGFEIVKS; encoded by the coding sequence GTGAAGATAAAAATACCGGCGACCAGTGCCAATTTAGGACCAGGATTTGATTGTTTAGGTCTTGCCATTGCGCTGTATAACGAAGTTTGTATTAAACCTTCAAGTTACCAAAGTATCTCTGTTAAAGGAGAAGGTGAAGAGAATGCAAAGCTTAAGAAAAACAATATTTTCGTCTCTATTTTTTATGACATCTACCAAGAACTTACGGGCAGAAAAGATTCTTTCCGTTTTGAGTTTTATAATAATATTCCCTTTTCAAGAGGTCTAGGAAGTAGTTCAGCCGTAATCGTAGGTGCCATAGCAAGTGCTTATGAAATGGCAGGTGTAAAAGCAAGTAGAGAAAGTATTTTAAATAAAGCTATTTTATATGAAACCCACCCAGATAATATTGCACCTGCTGTTTATGGTGGATTTACAAGTTCCATAGTGGAACATGGAAAAGTAAAGACACTCAGGAAAGAGTTAAGTGAAAAATTAAAAGTAGTGATGGTGATCCCAGATCGCCCAATGTCAACAGCGCAGTCACGAACGTTACTTCCGAAGTCATATTTAATGAAAAATACGGTTTACAACCTTTCCCGTGCATCTTTACTTACAGCAGCTTTTTTTAGTGAAAACTGGGAGTTTTTAAAGGTAGCATCGAGAGATTGTATGCATGAACATCGCCGTATGAAGCAACTAAAAGAACTTTTTGAAGTGCGTGAAATTGCTTTAAAAAATGGTGCATTGATGAGTACACTCTCAGGAAGTGGTTCATCTTTTTTTAGCCTTGTTAGGGCTGAAGATGCTCAAAAGGTTGCAATTGCTCTTAAAAACGCATTTGGAATGTTTAGAGTAGAAATCTTTGAATTAGATAACAATGGTTTTGAAATCGTAAAAAGCTGA
- the infB gene encoding translation initiation factor IF-2, with protein sequence MDKVRIAEIAKELGMKNKDIIEKAMGIGLDVKGHASAITTEDAEKLINYILSGENAQASKPSAQPKTPEIKKVEVVETPPLPVVEKPIVHEVITPKTKTLKEKELETGIVAKAVLHDDQIAKVATEASSDTEEDMEEKLDPTNVRKRRGLVIVKKKRPDVKEVEVEEKESPSSFYGARENTPSRSIESMFSSSNAASELQKKKKKVKKVPAEKKANAEKLDLTLNIEMADTNIDTEEEDMIVLPDLNVGITINEEAKKKKQIDPSQIRTTKKTNFVMQGIQRVGRKRRRRPSQVQEVEAISAIEIPEEIRVYEFAEKINKSVSEVIKELFSLGVMFTKNDFLDKDSIEILADTFGVNVTTVNDQEAFDYVKAYDEEGEAGEQHLVERAPVITIMGHVDHGKTSLLDYIRSAKVAAGEAGGITQHVGAYMVEKNGRNITFIDTPGHEAFTEMRSRGAKVTDIVIVVVAADDGVKPQTKEAIEHAKAAGVPIIIAVNKMDKEAANPDLVKAQLAELGITPIDWGGEHEFVPVSAKTGMGIEDLLETILLQADLLELKADPSREVKATVIESSLEKGRGPVATVVIEDGTIRVGDIVVAGIAFGKVKALLNDLGQSVKEALPGEPVVVLGLSEVPGAGETLISVKTDKIAREYAKKKAEYLRQKELSKTTKVSLDDLSAMIAEGALKTLPVIIKADVQGSLEAIKGSLEKIRNSETKVHIVSAGIGGITESDVALASASSDCIILGFHVRPTGIVKEKARSAGVEIKTYNIIYDLIDDVTNLVTGLMAPVIREENIGQAIVREVFAVPKLGHIAGCIVTDGTINRGVKIRVIRDGVIIYEGSVSSLKRFKDDVKEVGKGYECGVGIEGYTDIKVGDYIESFKEVEEKAKL encoded by the coding sequence ATGGATAAAGTTCGTATAGCAGAAATAGCAAAAGAATTGGGCATGAAAAATAAAGATATCATCGAAAAAGCGATGGGTATTGGTTTGGATGTCAAAGGACATGCAAGTGCAATTACTACAGAAGATGCCGAAAAACTCATAAACTATATTTTAAGTGGAGAAAATGCACAAGCAAGTAAACCATCTGCTCAACCTAAAACTCCAGAAATCAAAAAAGTTGAAGTTGTAGAGACGCCACCACTACCTGTCGTTGAAAAACCTATAGTACATGAAGTAATAACGCCTAAAACGAAAACTTTAAAAGAAAAAGAGCTTGAAACAGGGATTGTTGCTAAAGCAGTCCTTCACGATGATCAAATTGCCAAAGTCGCAACAGAAGCATCTAGTGACACAGAAGAGGATATGGAAGAAAAATTAGATCCAACAAATGTACGCAAGCGTAGAGGTTTGGTGATCGTCAAAAAGAAACGACCTGATGTGAAAGAAGTCGAAGTTGAAGAGAAAGAAAGTCCATCATCTTTTTATGGTGCTAGAGAAAATACACCTTCACGAAGCATCGAGTCTATGTTCTCCTCCTCAAATGCCGCTAGTGAATTGCAAAAGAAGAAAAAGAAAGTAAAAAAAGTACCTGCGGAGAAAAAAGCAAATGCAGAGAAATTAGATCTTACATTGAATATTGAAATGGCAGATACGAATATTGATACGGAAGAAGAGGATATGATTGTTCTCCCCGATCTTAATGTCGGTATTACCATTAATGAAGAAGCTAAAAAGAAAAAACAGATTGATCCAAGTCAAATTAGAACGACGAAGAAAACCAACTTTGTGATGCAGGGAATTCAGAGAGTGGGACGTAAACGTAGACGTCGCCCTTCTCAAGTTCAAGAAGTTGAAGCCATCAGTGCAATTGAAATTCCTGAAGAGATTAGAGTATATGAGTTTGCAGAGAAAATCAATAAATCGGTTAGTGAAGTCATTAAAGAGCTTTTCTCTCTCGGTGTTATGTTCACTAAAAATGACTTTTTAGATAAAGATTCAATTGAAATTTTAGCGGATACTTTTGGTGTTAATGTTACAACAGTCAATGATCAAGAAGCCTTTGACTATGTTAAAGCATACGATGAAGAGGGTGAGGCTGGTGAGCAACATCTTGTTGAGCGTGCTCCTGTTATTACGATTATGGGTCACGTTGATCACGGTAAAACTTCATTGCTTGATTACATTAGAAGTGCCAAAGTAGCAGCAGGCGAGGCGGGTGGTATTACCCAACACGTGGGTGCTTATATGGTTGAAAAAAATGGTAGAAACATTACCTTTATCGACACACCAGGTCACGAAGCCTTTACGGAGATGCGTTCACGTGGTGCAAAAGTGACCGACATCGTTATTGTCGTAGTTGCTGCCGATGATGGTGTTAAACCTCAAACGAAAGAGGCTATTGAGCATGCCAAAGCAGCAGGCGTTCCTATTATTATTGCTGTCAATAAAATGGATAAAGAAGCCGCTAATCCAGATCTTGTTAAAGCACAACTGGCTGAGCTTGGTATTACGCCTATTGATTGGGGTGGAGAGCATGAGTTTGTCCCAGTATCTGCAAAAACAGGTATGGGTATTGAAGACTTACTTGAAACTATTTTATTACAAGCGGATCTTTTAGAACTAAAAGCTGATCCAAGTAGAGAAGTTAAAGCAACGGTAATTGAGAGCTCTTTGGAAAAAGGAAGAGGTCCTGTAGCTACCGTTGTTATCGAAGATGGTACGATACGCGTGGGTGATATTGTCGTGGCGGGTATTGCTTTTGGAAAAGTAAAAGCATTGTTGAATGACTTAGGTCAGTCTGTTAAAGAAGCACTACCAGGTGAGCCTGTTGTTGTTCTAGGTTTGAGTGAAGTCCCTGGTGCTGGCGAAACATTGATTAGCGTTAAAACTGATAAAATCGCACGTGAATATGCGAAGAAAAAAGCAGAATATCTCCGTCAAAAAGAGCTCTCTAAAACAACAAAAGTAAGCTTAGATGATTTGAGTGCCATGATTGCTGAGGGTGCATTAAAAACATTACCAGTTATTATTAAAGCAGACGTTCAAGGTAGTCTTGAAGCGATCAAAGGTAGTTTAGAGAAGATCAGAAATTCTGAAACAAAAGTTCATATTGTTAGTGCAGGCATTGGTGGAATTACTGAGAGTGATGTAGCGCTTGCGAGTGCCAGTTCAGATTGTATCATCTTAGGTTTCCATGTACGTCCAACAGGTATCGTGAAAGAAAAGGCTCGCAGTGCGGGTGTTGAGATCAAAACTTATAACATTATTTATGATTTGATTGATGATGTTACCAACTTAGTGACGGGTCTGATGGCTCCTGTTATTCGTGAAGAAAATATTGGTCAAGCAATCGTTAGAGAAGTCTTTGCTGTTCCTAAATTAGGTCATATTGCAGGTTGTATTGTCACCGATGGAACGATCAATAGAGGTGTTAAAATTAGGGTTATTCGTGATGGTGTTATCATCTATGAAGGCAGTGTTTCTTCTCTTAAACGTTTTAAAGATGACGTTAAAGAGGTTGGTAAAGGCTATGAATGTGGTGTGGGCATTGAAGGCTACACCGATATTAAAGTAGGCGATTATATCGAGAGCTTTAAAGAGGTTGAAGAAAAAGCGAAACTATGA
- the rbfA gene encoding 30S ribosome-binding factor RbfA gives MIDKSIKIQRTQSVLRELIPEALSTLEDEMLRGVCVIDVECSRGKYDAIVYLDGSVYDEAEKRYILSHLDRVQRHIQTHCMQAEGWFRCPNFRFRFDDSLERQNKMDALFAKVEEELKKGKNNDA, from the coding sequence ATGATAGACAAAAGTATTAAAATTCAGAGAACGCAAAGCGTTTTAAGAGAGCTCATTCCTGAAGCACTTTCCACTTTAGAAGACGAGATGCTTCGTGGTGTTTGTGTGATTGATGTCGAGTGTAGCCGTGGAAAGTACGATGCAATTGTTTATTTAGATGGTTCAGTTTATGATGAGGCAGAAAAGCGTTATATTCTCTCTCATCTCGATCGCGTTCAGCGTCATATCCAAACACACTGCATGCAAGCGGAAGGTTGGTTTCGCTGTCCAAATTTTAGATTTCGTTTTGATGATAGTTTAGAGCGCCAAAATAAGATGGATGCGCTGTTTGCAAAGGTTGAAGAAGAGCTCAAAAAAGGTAAAAATAACGATGCTTGA
- a CDS encoding ribosome maturation factor RimP — translation MLDKEQMVKIVESCGVSLYDTEVVSEFDKRIFRLYITSKEGISLDKCAEVSRILSPIFDLEPPLEGEYLFEVSSPGIERKLTKPEHFTASIGEKVKVKLNSKEKFIGLLEAFTNNVASVRVENELKQISLDEIESIRTYFEW, via the coding sequence ATGCTTGATAAAGAACAGATGGTCAAAATTGTTGAGAGCTGCGGCGTCTCCTTGTATGACACCGAAGTAGTTAGTGAATTTGATAAAAGAATTTTTCGCCTTTACATCACTTCCAAAGAAGGCATTAGTCTTGATAAATGTGCCGAAGTGAGTCGCATCTTATCGCCTATTTTTGATTTAGAGCCACCCCTTGAAGGTGAATACCTTTTTGAAGTCAGTTCTCCTGGAATTGAGCGCAAATTGACAAAACCTGAACATTTTACAGCTTCTATTGGCGAAAAAGTCAAAGTAAAACTGAACAGTAAAGAGAAGTTTATTGGTCTTCTTGAAGCCTTTACTAACAACGTTGCTTCTGTACGCGTTGAAAATGAGCTCAAACAGATTTCGCTGGATGAGATTGAAAGTATCCGAACTTATTTTGAATGGTAA
- the ribD gene encoding bifunctional diaminohydroxyphosphoribosylaminopyrimidine deaminase/5-amino-6-(5-phosphoribosylamino)uracil reductase RibD: MVSAFDTTLMQKALDAAWAYQVLTFPNPAVGAVVSNGQGDVLGIGAHQKAGMPHAEVLALKAAYETLTEDRRIRTIEDATELHTFLKEHHNSLFHNLTLHVTLEPCHHFGRTPPCSGLIDALGIKRVVIGSFDESNTAKGGGAFLQEKGVNVTFGVLQEKCDLLLTPFTCKEKKRPFVFFKLAVSSNGVATGGIITSLDSRKMVHNLRNCCDLLVIGGNTVRTDRPILDARLCHGKAPNILIFSKQKSFDVTIPLFNVPHRSVMIEETLDKINDYSMVMIEGGQRMLDALSKEVKWYLIFESPRAKEGEAIILPRGLQKIFSQKVGEDTMSWYYKHAE; this comes from the coding sequence ATGGTAAGTGCATTTGATACTACTTTAATGCAAAAAGCACTGGATGCCGCTTGGGCCTATCAAGTGCTAACCTTCCCAAACCCTGCAGTGGGTGCGGTTGTCAGTAATGGCCAAGGTGATGTTTTAGGTATTGGCGCACATCAAAAAGCGGGAATGCCTCATGCAGAAGTGCTTGCACTTAAAGCAGCGTATGAAACACTCACCGAAGATAGACGCATTCGCACTATAGAAGATGCAACGGAGCTTCATACATTTTTAAAAGAACACCATAACTCTCTTTTTCACAATCTGACATTACATGTAACGCTAGAGCCATGCCATCATTTTGGTAGAACACCTCCTTGCTCAGGATTAATCGACGCTTTAGGTATTAAACGTGTCGTCATTGGTTCCTTTGATGAGAGTAACACTGCCAAGGGTGGTGGTGCTTTTTTACAAGAGAAAGGGGTGAATGTTACATTTGGGGTACTGCAAGAAAAATGTGATCTTCTACTCACGCCTTTTACATGTAAAGAAAAAAAACGCCCTTTTGTTTTTTTTAAACTTGCAGTGAGTAGCAATGGCGTGGCAACTGGAGGGATTATTACCTCTCTTGACTCGCGAAAAATGGTACACAATTTGCGAAATTGCTGTGATCTTTTAGTGATTGGTGGCAATACGGTACGAACCGATAGACCTATTCTTGATGCACGATTGTGTCATGGTAAAGCACCCAATATTCTTATCTTTTCCAAACAAAAATCATTTGATGTAACGATTCCCCTTTTTAATGTTCCCCATCGTTCTGTGATGATTGAAGAGACACTGGATAAAATCAATGACTATTCAATGGTCATGATCGAAGGGGGGCAACGTATGCTTGACGCTCTTTCAAAAGAGGTTAAATGGTATTTAATTTTTGAATCACCCCGTGCAAAAGAGGGCGAAGCAATTATTTTACCTCGGGGACTCCAGAAGATTTTTTCTCAAAAAGTAGGCGAAGATACTATGAGTTGGTATTACAAGCATGCAGAGTGA
- a CDS encoding sulfite exporter TauE/SafE family protein: protein MQSDFFIFEILIVLLAGFFHGIVGFGFPMIATPLFVLFLDLKQAVLYTLFPTLVTNVVSLKKANSFSDIWQRFWLLILSVMIGSIVGTYLLVAYYSHYYKLILAGVMLLYLNKERLHLSLTRAVAEQKNMTTIIMGVLSGLVGGMANIMSPVLIMLVLEFKLDKKRAIGVMSFCFIANKTLQILIFGYHGSFNMENSALIMLFVFISLIGFWIGNKIHERIDEKLYTAILNKILWVISFYLIYSTFYM from the coding sequence ATGCAGAGTGATTTTTTTATCTTTGAAATTCTGATAGTCTTGCTAGCAGGATTCTTTCATGGGATTGTCGGTTTTGGCTTCCCTATGATTGCCACACCACTCTTTGTTCTTTTCCTAGACCTCAAGCAAGCTGTTTTATACACGCTTTTTCCTACACTGGTAACCAATGTTGTCAGTCTTAAAAAAGCAAACTCTTTTAGTGATATCTGGCAAAGGTTTTGGCTGTTGATTCTTTCAGTCATGATAGGAAGCATTGTTGGAACGTATTTACTGGTAGCCTATTACAGCCATTATTACAAATTGATTTTAGCGGGAGTCATGCTCTTATATCTTAACAAGGAGCGCTTACATCTTTCTTTAACGCGCGCTGTTGCGGAACAAAAAAATATGACGACCATTATCATGGGAGTTCTAAGCGGTTTGGTAGGAGGTATGGCAAATATCATGTCCCCCGTGTTAATTATGTTGGTCTTAGAGTTTAAATTGGATAAAAAACGTGCTATTGGTGTGATGAGTTTCTGTTTTATTGCCAATAAAACTTTGCAAATACTCATTTTTGGTTACCATGGCAGTTTTAATATGGAAAATAGTGCACTTATTATGCTTTTTGTCTTTATTTCACTGATAGGTTTTTGGATAGGAAATAAAATACATGAGCGTATCGATGAAAAGCTTTATACAGCTATTTTAAACAAGATACTTTGGGTAATTTCATTTTATCTGATCTACTCTACCTTTTACATGTAA
- a CDS encoding DUF309 domain-containing protein, producing the protein MIAIEEFIKVVSKDQFVEGHEVLEIEWHRLKKLPDYADEAKILKGLINASTALALACKGKKVGALQVWQTYEKYAPLIPKTLSLAKPHYEEAQKLLLAKKNLYM; encoded by the coding sequence ATGATTGCCATAGAAGAATTTATAAAGGTCGTTTCGAAAGACCAATTTGTTGAGGGTCATGAAGTATTAGAAATAGAGTGGCATCGCCTTAAAAAACTCCCAGACTATGCAGATGAAGCCAAAATCCTTAAAGGTCTTATTAACGCTTCCACCGCCTTAGCGCTTGCCTGCAAAGGCAAAAAGGTAGGAGCCCTTCAAGTATGGCAAACCTATGAAAAATATGCGCCCTTAATTCCAAAGACTCTATCCTTGGCTAAACCACACTACGAAGAAGCTCAAAAATTACTGTTAGCGAAAAAAAATCTTTACATGTAA